A stretch of Electrophorus electricus isolate fEleEle1 chromosome 3, fEleEle1.pri, whole genome shotgun sequence DNA encodes these proteins:
- the riox1 gene encoding ribosomal oxygenase 1, which produces MESSMSAFAYYQSVKQKAALMQVCPSVKRTRKRKETVLALLEKNGKKIKSKHTARRRANKEENQEGPVTEEPCLSNGTERVGGETLHVLLTDLVKVSNSRDRASKLFQWLLCPVLSKTFFRAHWEKKPLLIRRQNPDYYKGLFSTAEFDRILRNDDVQYGVNLDVTSYANGRRETHTPPGRALPYTVWDFYESGCSLRMLNPQAFSSTVWNVLSILQEIFSSMAGANVYLTPAGTQGFAPHYDDIEAFIVQLEGKKHWRVYNPLSEDEKLPLVPSPNFSQADIGKPIMDVVLEAGDLLYLPRGIIHQGNCLPDAHSLHITISSFQRNSWGDLLLKVMPAALETAMEEDVEFRKGLPIDYLTFMGVQNSDKEDPRRDKFLSHIQGLMKKLVSYAPVDAAVDQKAKEFLHDCLPPLLTPEEKASSVWGAPVRWDDGETVDMAVHIKTQTKIRLLRGGAARLCSDGEAVCLFYTTENSRVYHKDEPKSIEIKVEHTDAVEFLIHTYPEFVPVCSLPCETAEDKVSLAELLFEKGVIHTSEPLMSK; this is translated from the exons ATGGAGAGCAGCATGTCAGCTTTTGCCTATTACCAGTCAGTCAAGCAAAAAGCGGCGTTAATGCAG GTCTGTCCATCCGTCAAGAGGacgagaaaaagaaaagagactGTCTTAGCGCTATTGgagaaaaatgggaaaaaaatcaaaagtaaGCATACTGCTCGCAGAAGAGCAAACAAGGAGGAGAATCAGGAAGGACCCGTCACT GAAGAGCCGTGCCTGTCGAACGGGACCGAGCGTGTAGGTGGCGAGACCCTGCACGTGCTCCTTACTGACCTGGTTAAGGTCAGCAACAGCAGAGACAGGGCCAGCAAGCTGTTTCAGTGGCTCCTCTGTCCCGTTCTGTCCAAAACGTTTTTCAG AGCGCACTGGGAGAAGAAGCCCCTCCTGATCAGGCGCCAGAATCCGGATTATTACAAGGGACTGTTCTCGACGGCTGAGTTTGACCGCATTTTGAGAAAC GACGACGTCCAGTATGGGGTGAATCTCGATGTTACAAGCTACGCAAATGGcagaagagagacacacactcctccagggAGGGCGCTGCCTTATACAGTGTGGGATTTCTACGAG AGTGGGTGCTCGCTGAGGATGCTCAACCCTCAGGCTTTTTCTTCCACGGTCTGGAACGTTCTCTCCATTCTGCAGGAAATATTCAGCAGCATGGCAGGAGCCAATGT GTATCTGACTCCGGCAGGAACACAGGGATTTGCCCCTCATTACGATGACATAGAAGCATTTATTGTGCAGTTGGAAGGGAAGAAGCACTGGAGAGTGTATAACCCACT GTCTGAAGATGAAAAGTTGCCTCTTGTGCCAAGTC CTAATTTCAGTCAGGCTGACATTGGGAAGCCTATAATGGACGTTGTACTGGAGGCAGGGGACCTGCTCTACCTGCCTCGTGGAATCATTCACCAGGGAAACTGTCTCCCCGACGCCCACTCCCTGCACATCACCATCTCCTCCTTTCAGAGAAACAGCTGGGGAGACCTGCTCCTCAAG GTCATGCCAGCAGCTTTGGAGACAGCAATGGAGGAAGATGTGGAGTTCAGGAAGGGGCTGCCCATAGATTACCTCACTTTCATGGGAGTGCAGAACTCTGACAAG GAGGATCCACGCAGGGACAAATTTTTGTCCCACATTCAGGGTTTGATGAAGAAGCTTGTGTCCTATGCTCCAGTAGATGCTGCTGTGGACCAGAAGGCAAAGGAGTTCCTGCATGACTGCCTGCCACCTCTGCTAACTCCAG agGAGAAGGCCAGCAGCGTGTGGGGGGCACCTGTGAGATGGGACGATGGAGAGACAGTAGACATGGCTGTACATATAAAGACGCAGACCAAAATCCGCCTCCTCCGCGGAGGAGCGGCTAG ACTGTGCAGTGATGGCGAAGCTGTCTGCCTTTTCTACACCACCGAGAACTCCAGGGTTTACCACAAAGACGAGCCCAAGAGCATAGAGATCAAAGTGGAG CACACAGACGCTGTGGAGTTTCTGATTCACACATACCCAGAGTTCGTCCCTGTTTGCAGTTTACCATGTGAGACAGCTGAGGACAAG GTATCTTTGGCAGAGCTGCTGTTTGAGAAAGGAGTAATCCACACATCCGAACCTTTGATGTCAAAGTGA
- the LOC113571702 gene encoding NADH dehydrogenase [ubiquinone] 1 beta subcomplex subunit 1, translated as MVNFAAFLRHHWVNILVPLGFVVGLYLDRRNDQKLTAFRNKSALYSRELKPGEEYTWK; from the exons ATGGTGAACTTTGCAGCTTTCCTTCGCCATCACTGGGTAAACATCCTGGTTCCACTTGGCTTTGTAGTTGGACTCTATCTGGACAGAAGGAATGACCAGAAACTGACAGCGTTCAGAAACAAGAGTGCATTGtacagcag GGAACTGAAGCCCGGTGAGGAGTACACATGGAAGTGA
- the cpsf2 gene encoding cleavage and polyadenylation specificity factor subunit 2 — translation MTSIIKLTAVSGVQEESALCYLLQVDEFRFLLDCGWDESFSMDIIDAMKRHVHQVDAVLLSHPDPLHLGALPYAVGKLGLNCTIYATIPVYKMGQMFMYDLYQSRHNTEDFTLFTLDDVDSAFDKIQQLKYSQIVNLKGKGHGLSITPLPAGHMIGGTIWKIVKDGEEEIIYAVDFNHKREIHLNGCSLESISRPSLLITDSFNAAYVQPRRKQRDEQLLTNIMETLRGDGNVLIAVDTAGRVLELAQLLDQIWRTKDAGLGVYSLALLNNVSYNVVEFSKSQVEWMSDKLMRCFEDKRNNPFQFRHLSLCHSLSDLARVPSPKVALCSQPDLESGFSRELFIQWCQDSKNSIILTYRTTPGTLARYLIDNPGEKMIDLEIRKRTKLEGRELEEYLEKEKMKKEAAKKLEQAKEADVDSSDESDMEDDIEQPAVAKTKHHDLMMKGEGGRKGSFFKQAKKSYPMFPAPEERIKWDEYGEIIRPEEFLVPELQATEEEKSKLESGLANGDEPMDQDLSDVPTKCTCATETLEIKARVTYIDYEGRSDGDSIKKIINQMKPRQLVVVRGPPEASQDLAESCKAFSGKDIKVYTPKLQETVDATSETHIYQVRLKDSLVSSLQFCKARDTELAWIDGVLDMRVVKVDTGVLAEEGDGRDEAEDGELAMDTAPDLVAEPSAAATQRAMKTLFGEDERELSEENDVIPTLEPLPTTETPGHQAVFINEPRLSDFKQVLLREGIQAEFVGGVLVCNNLVAVRRTEAGRIGLEGCQCEDYYRIRDLLYQQYAVV, via the exons ATGACGTCCATCATTAAACTTACCGCCGTGTCCGGCGTGCAGGAAGAATCTGCTCTATGCTACCTGTTACAGGTAGATGAGTTCCGCTTCCTTTTGGACTGTGGCTGGGACGAGAGTTTCTCAATGGATATCATAGATGCTATGAAAAG GCATGTCCACCAGGTCGATGCTGTGCTTCTTTCCCACCCAGACCCCCTTCATCTGGGTGCCTTGCCCTATGCTGTTGGTAAACTGGGCCTCAACTGCACTATATACGCCACTATACCTGTGTATAAGATGGGCCAGATGTTCATGTATGACCTTTATCAG TCTCGTCACAACACAGAAGACTTTACTTTGTTCACGTTAGATGATGTTGACTCAGCTTTTGACAAGATCCAGCAGCTGAAATACTCACAGATTGTGAATCTGAAAG GGAAAGGTCATGGCCTGTCCATCACACCACTACCTGCTGGTCACATGATCGGTGGGACCATTTGGAAAATAGTGAAAGATGGTGAGGAGGAGATCATTTATGCTGTGGACTTCAACCACAAGAGAGAAAT CCACCTGAATGGCTGCTCCCTGGAGTCAATCAGCCGGCCCTCCCTCCTCATCACAGACTCCTTCAACGCCGCTTACGTGCAGCCTCGCAGGAAACAGCGAGACGAGCAGCTCCTCA CGAATATCATGGAGACGCTCCGCGGGGATGGTAACGTTCTGATCGCCGTGGATACGGCGGGGCGTGTGCTGGAGCTGGCCCAGCTGCTCGACCAGATCTGGAGGACGAAGGACGCGGGCCTGGGCGTGTACTCCCTGGCCCTGCTCAACAACGTCAGTTACAACGTGGTGGAGTTCTCCAAGTCCCAG GTCGAGTGGATGAGTGACAAGCTGATGAGGTGCTTCGAGGACAAGAGGAACAACCCCTTCCAGTTCCGCCACCTGTCTCTGTGCCACAGCCTGTCGGACCTGGCACGGGTGCCCAGCCCCAAGGTGGCGCTGTGCAGCCAGCCCGACCTGGAGTCTGGCTTCTCCCGAGAGCTCTTCATCCAGTGGTGCCAGGACTCGAAGAACTCCATCATCCTCACGTACCGCACCACCCCGGGCACCCTGGCCCGCTACCTCATAGACAACCCCGGAGAGAAGATGATAGACCTAGAG ATAAGGAAAAGGACCAAGCTGGAGGGTCGGGAACTGGAGGAATATttggagaaggagaaaatgaagaaagaagCTGCTAAAAAACTTGAACAAGCAAAAGA GGCGGACGTGGACTCGAGCGACGAGAGCGACATGGAGGACGACATAGAGCAGCCGGCCGTGGCGAAGACCAAGCACCACGACCTGATGATGAAGGGCGAGGGCGGCCGCAAGGGCAGCTTCTTCAAGCAGGCCAAGAAGTCCTACCCCATGTTCCCTGCGCCCGAGGAGCGCATCAAGTGGGACGAGTACGGGGAGATCATCAG GCCAGAGGAGTTCCTGGTTCCTGAGCTGCAGGCCAcggaggaggagaagagcaaGCTGGAGTCGGGCCTGGCCAACGGGGACGAGCCCATGGACCAAGACCTGTCCGACGTGCCCACCAAGTGCACGTGCGCCACGGAGACCCTGGAGATCAA GGCGCGGGTCACGTACATAGACTACGAGGGCCGCTCGGATGGTGACTCCATTAAGAAGATCATAAACCAGATGAAGCCCAGGCAGCTGGTGGTGGTACGCGGCCCTCCGGAGGCCAGCCAGGACCTGGCCGAGTCCTGCAAGGCCTTCAGCGGCAAAGACATCAAAGTGTACACCCCCAAGCTTCAGGAGACCGTGGACGCCACCAGCGAGACGCACATCTACCAG GTAAGGCTGAAGGACTCGCTGGTCAGCTCTCTGCAGTTCTGCAAGGCCCGAGACACAGAGCTGGCGTGGATCGACGGCGTGCTGGACATGCGCGTGGTGAAGGTGGACACGGGCGTGCTGGCGGAGGAGGGTGACGGCCGGGATGAGGCCGAGGACGGCGAGCTCGCCATGGACACTGCCCCCGACCTGGTGGCGGAGCCCAGCGCCGCGGCGACGCAGCGAGCTATGAAGACGCTGTTCGGCGAGGACGAGAGGGAGCTCTCGGAGGAGAACGATGTCATCCCGACGCTGGAGCCCCTGCCAACTACTGAG ACGCCGGGCCACCAGGCAGTTTTCATCAACGAGCCCCGCCTCTCCGACTTTAAACAGGTCCTGCTAAGGGAGGGCATCCAGGCGGAGTTTGTGGGCGGAGTCCTCGTCTGTAACAACCTGGTGGCTGTGCGCAGG acGGAGGCTGGCCGTATAGGGCTGGAGGGGTGCCAGTGTGAGGATTATTACCGGATCCGGGACCTGCTGTATCAACAGTACGCTGTGGTATAG